Within the Flavobacterium sp. N502536 genome, the region TTTTCGGCAATTTCCTTTGTATTTTGTTTCGAATCTTGCTGTAAAAGCATCAATATTTTTTTATCTATGGCATCCATCTCAGAATAATTATATGGTTTCAGAAAAAATAAATAGTAAATTCAATATTAAAAAACTTAAATATTTGTCAAATGTAGAATTATATTTCGAGTATTGTTGTTAATGTAGAATATTAAACTATTAAAAGTACATTTACTAAAAAAATAAATGTTATGACACCTATCTCAGAATCACTATCCATAGAAGACAATCAACGTTTGTTTGATTTGAACCAATACATCGAAAATGCCAGAGATAATTTCTTAGGTTATCCGGTATCCAAAGATTTTGATTATTCGGAAATCAGTCATTTTTTAAAATATCCGATCAATAACCTTGGAGATCCTTTTGAAGATTGTACCTACAAAGTGCAGACACACGAACTGGAAAGAGAAGTGGTTGGTTTTTTTGCCAAATTATTCCGCGCCAATCCAAAAGATTATTGGGGGTATGTAACCAATGGTGGTTCTGAAAGTAATTTATACGGACTGTATCTTGCACGAGAGTTATATCCGAAAGCAATGGTGTATTACTCGGAATCAACCCATTACAGTGTGCGTAAAAACATTCATTTGCTCAATATTCCGAGTATCGTTATTCGTTCACAGGAAAATGGTGAAATCGATTATGATGATTTTGAAAATACTTTAAAACTGAATCGTCATAAACCGGCTATCGTACTCACTACTTTTGGTACTACCATGAAAGAAGCCAAAGATGACGTGTCAAAAATTAAGAATATTCTAAAAACATTAGCCATACAGGATAGCTACATTCATTGTGATGCAGCCCTATCCGGAAGTTATGGTGCTTTTATGGAGCCACGACTTCCTTTTGATTTTATGGACGGTGCGGACAGTATTTCTATCAGTGGACACAAATTTATAGGTTCGCCTATTCCAACTGGTGTTATTATCACGAAGCGTTCCAATAGGGATAGAATCTCAAAAGGAATATCGTATATCGGTTCCTTAGACACCACAATTACAGGATCCAGAAATGGTCACTCTCCTTTGTTTTTATGGTTTACCTTAAAAAAACTAGGTATTGAAGGTATGAAAAAGCGCTATTTACACAGTTTGGAAGTAGCGGAATACTGTGAGCAGCGATTAAAAAATATGGGGATTGCCGCCTGGAGAAACCCAAATTCGATCACAGTCGTTTTTCCAAAAATAACTGAAGAAGTTAAATCAAAATGGCAATTAGCCACTGAAGGCGATATTTCTCATATTATTTGCATGCCAAACGTGACCAAAGAACAAATCGATCTTTTCATCAACGACGTAGAAAATTGTATTGAAACCCGGAAGAAATGGCGGAATTCAGTTGGTAGTGTTTTGAAATAGTATTGTTATTCTGTTCTGTAAAAGAGCTTATGAAAATTGCGTAAATGTCTCCGACTTTACGCAATTTTTTTATGATATGGTAAATGGTTTGAACTAAATTATTTAACTCATACAATTTATATTAAATTTGAGGTAAAGTTATAGCCATGTGTATGGTGTTTAGTTGTGTATCTTGGAGAGCTATATAACACTGGTAGGAAAAAAATCAAAACTTTGAACTCAAAAAAATAAATGAACATATTCAAAAAGATAGCAGGAGTTATAATAATAGTATTTACAATTTTACTTTGTTTTCCTGCGGTACATGTATTCCCAATTCTATTTGAAAATTGCAAGAAAAAATTTGAAGATGGAGTAGTAGGGGCTCCTGGTTACACAATTGGATTTCTTACTTGTTTTTTGTTTTATATTTTGATAACCTATTTTTTAATAAAATTTGGTTTGAAGTTAATTCGAAAGAAAAAAATGAATGCTACAGTAATTGATGAAATTGGCATAGAAGAATGATATGTCTGTTGTTAAAAACAGTTTCTCCCGCTCGTGAGCAAAAAGTTTCTTCAGAGGCAATCAAAAACAAAAAAAGCTCCAGATTTCTCTGAAGCCTTTGTTTTAGTAGTGTGCCGAGGCGAAGACTCGAACCGGTCTAATAATTTACTTATTGTTATTTTAATTGAGTAGTATTTACTCTTGTTGGTGTATCTTTTCCACTAATAATCGAAGAAGAACTTAGTGCAATTGATTTTATTATTTGGGTCATGTTATCAATATCTAAGGTTTCAAATTCATCATCGGCTGTGTGATACGTAAGCTCATTATCCATTTTTGAAGTAGAAATGGTGTGAGCAGGAACTCCAAGTCTGGCTAAAGTAGCGTTGTCTGAGCGGTAAAATAATTGTTGGTCCGGATAAGGGTCTGCATAAAATTTAAAATTTGTTCCTGTTAAATTAGTTTGTAAAATCTGCCCCATATTCGACTTTTCGTAGCCTGTAATGTAAGCAGAGTTTTTACCCCATTTAGATTCTGTTCCTATCATTTCAATATTGAACATCGCAATCACTTTTTCTGGTGCAAGCTGTTTAGAAAAATATTTAGCTCCATAACCGCCTAATTCTTCAGCTGTAAATGTGGTAAAAATAATAGTACGCTCGTTGTTGTTTAGTTTTTTAAAATACTTCGCAAGCATAATTACTGCTGTTGTTCCAGCGGCATCATCATTAGCGCCATTAAAAATAGAATCTGTTGCAGGATGCGGAGCACCTTCTTCGGGAGAGCCTATTCCTAAGTGGTCATAATGCCCTGAAAAAATCACATACTCATTTGGTTTGGTTTTTCCGGGTAATATTCCAACAACATTATTCAGTGTTTTTTTGGAGACTGTATTTGTTAATTCAACAGAAAAAGTAGTCGCTTCTGTGGTACCAAAAACAAACATAACCGTATTGTTCCCCGGAGTCGCACTGATTCGATCAATATGTTGAATATTCGGTAAAACCTTATCAAATGAAGAGTCAACTAGTACCAAAAGATTTTTCGAACTTTTATAATATTCATTAAATTTCTCGCCAATGTTATCTCCTTTGTTGATTTTTACAACAGAAATATCGCTTTTTTCGGTTAAAGAAACCTGAGGGAGGTAGGAGAATGTTACAACCTGATTGTTATTTATTTCTTTGCCATCAATAGTAATTTTTGAAGAAATGGCTTTAGAGGAAGTCATCGAAAATTCTTGTCTGTAATTCGCTGCTGCATTGAAAGTTTGCAAGCCAATTTCTTTAAACTCTGATTCTATAAAAGCTGATGCTTTTTCAATACCGGGAGTAAAAGTTCTTCTACCCTGCATATCATCAGCCGAAAGTATTTTCTCTATGCGAGTTACTTCCTTATTCGTAATAATTTTATCTATCGATTGTCCATATACATTAAAACATTGACTTAGAACAAACATACTTACAATAATTTTTCTCATATTTTAGTTTTATAAATAAGGTTTTAGTTAATCCAAAAGTATGTTATTTATTTGCAAAATTTAGCGCTGGTAAAAGTTTTTAATTAAAAAAAAACTGACAACATTGCTGAATTATAAATTGCAATTGCATCAGTGGAAATGGGAGACATGTGTGTAGTACTTATGAGAACACCGCGGAGAGGGAGGGAGGTTTTATCTTTAAATAGAAAGATAAGTTTGCAGTTTTTTAGAATCGCTTCTATTATATTTTAGTTGAGAATTTGCTGAACTTTAAATTACCACTTTTTGTAATGCTATTTTTTGTAAATTGCTACTGCTGAAGGTAAGTTGAGCAACTTTAGGAGGTGGTCTAGGATCAATTGTGAAAATTCAACACTTATGGAAAATGGACAATTAAAATTTTTAAAAGATGAAATTAATAAAAGAATTTCAAGATTCGATAGTAGTAGATTGTACTATAGGAAAATCTCTTTCTGGGCCTATTTAAGTGTTACTATTTTGGCTGCAGTTTCTACAATAATATTAGGTCTCAAAATAGATGAGTTAAAAGAAATTCCAAGAATAAGTGCTTTGATAATAACTGGATTAATTACTATAATAAGTGCTTATAATACTTTTTTTGATAATAAAGGAATGTGGGTGGCATATAATACTGCACTAAATGATCTATATAGGCTCAAGTTTGAAATAGAATTTCTCGAACAAAGGGGGGAAATAATAGATTCTGTTAAAATTGATTTGTTTAAGTTGGAATATCAAGAAATTGTAGGAAAGTTAAATAAAACTTGGGCAATTACAAAAATGAAATAAAGATCACGTTTGGATATGAAATGTAATCTGAGTTTGAATGTTGATTTGTAGTTTTTTAATCCACAATATGCGAAGTGTTCATCTGCAACGCTGTGCGAGTGTCTCTGACTTCGCACCGACAAAGTGATTATGTTTTCTTGTAGAAGATGTAATTTGGAAACGACTATTAATAATATTAAAAAGAATTAAGAAAAGTAGGGAGACTTATCAGGCTTAAGGTTTACGAGAACGAAAGGTTAAAAACGCAAAGTCTCCTGACTTTGCGTAGCGGGGAAATGAGATTATAATCTTTCTATCTTAAAATAAGCTAGCTCTTCTTCATTTCTGATCAGATTATTTAATCGTTCAAATCCGGCTTTTTGCAGTACATTTTGTGATCCGGTGTTGTTGAGATCTGTTACAGCTACAACTTCTTTTGTATTTGTATTTGCAAAACTATATTGCGTTAATGCTTTGCATACTTCTGTAGCAATACCTTTTCCCCAATATTCCCTACTGAGTACATATCCAATCTCTATTTGGTTTGTGTTGTGTATAAAAATACGAGCAACACA harbors:
- a CDS encoding M20/M25/M40 family metallo-hydrolase encodes the protein MRKIIVSMFVLSQCFNVYGQSIDKIITNKEVTRIEKILSADDMQGRRTFTPGIEKASAFIESEFKEIGLQTFNAAANYRQEFSMTSSKAISSKITIDGKEINNNQVVTFSYLPQVSLTEKSDISVVKINKGDNIGEKFNEYYKSSKNLLVLVDSSFDKVLPNIQHIDRISATPGNNTVMFVFGTTEATTFSVELTNTVSKKTLNNVVGILPGKTKPNEYVIFSGHYDHLGIGSPEEGAPHPATDSIFNGANDDAAGTTAVIMLAKYFKKLNNNERTIIFTTFTAEELGGYGAKYFSKQLAPEKVIAMFNIEMIGTESKWGKNSAYITGYEKSNMGQILQTNLTGTNFKFYADPYPDQQLFYRSDNATLARLGVPAHTISTSKMDNELTYHTADDEFETLDIDNMTQIIKSIALSSSSIISGKDTPTRVNTTQLK
- a CDS encoding SLATT domain-containing protein; this encodes MENGQLKFLKDEINKRISRFDSSRLYYRKISFWAYLSVTILAAVSTIILGLKIDELKEIPRISALIITGLITIISAYNTFFDNKGMWVAYNTALNDLYRLKFEIEFLEQRGEIIDSVKIDLFKLEYQEIVGKLNKTWAITKMK
- a CDS encoding GNAT family N-acetyltransferase, translating into MSTLYQSPRIIIREFLSQEQQTFLNLFKDNQVTQYLPDTSPERYVEMFNELLENYEKKNLSRWAIFDTTNNNFIGMCVARIFIHNTNQIEIGYVLSREYWGKGIATEVCKALTQYSFANTNTKEVVAVTDLNNTGSQNVLQKAGFERLNNLIRNEEELAYFKIERL
- a CDS encoding histidine decarboxylase: MTPISESLSIEDNQRLFDLNQYIENARDNFLGYPVSKDFDYSEISHFLKYPINNLGDPFEDCTYKVQTHELEREVVGFFAKLFRANPKDYWGYVTNGGSESNLYGLYLARELYPKAMVYYSESTHYSVRKNIHLLNIPSIVIRSQENGEIDYDDFENTLKLNRHKPAIVLTTFGTTMKEAKDDVSKIKNILKTLAIQDSYIHCDAALSGSYGAFMEPRLPFDFMDGADSISISGHKFIGSPIPTGVIITKRSNRDRISKGISYIGSLDTTITGSRNGHSPLFLWFTLKKLGIEGMKKRYLHSLEVAEYCEQRLKNMGIAAWRNPNSITVVFPKITEEVKSKWQLATEGDISHIICMPNVTKEQIDLFINDVENCIETRKKWRNSVGSVLK